In a single window of the Mesorhizobium shangrilense genome:
- a CDS encoding phage major tail protein, TP901-1 family: MVAQKGKDLLLKIDGDGSGSYVTVAGLRSKRVAFNSETVDITDSESAGRWRELLAGSGVQRASVSGSGIFKDQQSDASIRARFFAGEIASWQVVVPSFGTIEGPFQIASLEYGGSHDSEVTFEMALESAGALSFSVAP; encoded by the coding sequence ATGGTCGCACAGAAGGGTAAGGACCTTCTCCTCAAGATCGATGGAGACGGGTCGGGAAGCTATGTCACCGTGGCGGGGCTGCGCTCGAAGCGTGTCGCCTTCAACAGCGAGACGGTCGACATCACGGATTCCGAATCCGCCGGAAGGTGGCGCGAACTGCTCGCGGGCAGCGGCGTCCAGCGCGCTTCGGTCAGCGGATCGGGCATCTTTAAGGACCAGCAATCCGATGCGTCTATCCGTGCGCGGTTCTTCGCCGGCGAGATCGCCAGCTGGCAGGTGGTGGTGCCGTCCTTCGGCACGATCGAGGGCCCATTCCAGATTGCTTCGCTGGAGTATGGCGGCAGTCACGACAGCGAGGTCACCTTCGAGATGGCGCTGGAATCGGCCGGCGCGCTGAGCTTCTCGGTGGCGCCATGA
- a CDS encoding head-tail connector protein yields the protein MTLFRTVEPAVEPVTLAEAKAHLRLDHDSEDGLVSGLIRAARDEVERSTGLALIDQTWRLVLDRWPRSGCAAITKHPVKAILSVTAYGPDGEASLVDPGTYQFDGLSRPARLHLEADTAPLRAMNGIEVDFSAGFGESGPDVPDLLKRTILLLVAHWFEFRGTFGPGDQPVSFPVGYERMISGYRTRRL from the coding sequence ATGACGCTTTTCCGAACCGTTGAGCCCGCGGTCGAACCGGTGACGCTGGCCGAGGCCAAGGCGCATCTGAGGCTCGACCACGACAGCGAGGATGGGCTGGTTTCCGGCCTGATCCGCGCGGCCCGAGACGAGGTCGAGAGATCGACCGGGTTGGCGCTGATCGACCAGACATGGCGGCTGGTCCTCGACCGATGGCCCCGGAGCGGCTGTGCTGCGATCACCAAACATCCGGTGAAGGCGATCCTGTCAGTCACCGCTTACGGCCCGGATGGCGAGGCGAGCCTCGTCGATCCCGGCACCTATCAGTTCGACGGGTTGTCGCGGCCGGCCCGACTCCACCTCGAGGCCGACACCGCTCCGCTGCGCGCGATGAACGGTATCGAGGTCGACTTTTCCGCCGGCTTCGGCGAGTCGGGTCCTGACGTGCCCGATCTGCTCAAGCGGACGATCCTGCTGCTCGTCGCGCACTGGTTCGAATTCCGCGGGACCTTCGGTCCGGGCGATCAGCCGGTGTCGTTTCCGGTCGGCTACGAGCGCATGATCTCCGGCTATCGGACGCGGAGGCTCTGA
- a CDS encoding NlpC/P60 family protein: MAAAREVVRAAALAEARSWLGTPYRHQASRKGVGCDCLGLVRGIWRSLYGTEPEAAGPYAADWAEMGRGDPLLEAARRHCIEIPAGSYSPGDLLVFRWRPHLPAKHLGILAGGNRFIHAYQGSAVVASALAPQWRSRIAGVFAFPPVSTDR, translated from the coding sequence ATGGCAGCGGCTCGCGAAGTCGTGCGCGCCGCGGCGCTTGCCGAGGCGCGGTCCTGGCTGGGGACGCCTTATCGGCACCAGGCCAGCCGCAAGGGCGTGGGATGCGATTGCCTCGGGCTGGTCAGGGGCATCTGGAGGTCGCTTTATGGAACCGAGCCGGAAGCGGCGGGTCCATATGCGGCGGACTGGGCCGAGATGGGCAGGGGTGATCCCCTGCTGGAGGCCGCGCGGCGGCATTGCATCGAGATCCCGGCTGGAAGCTATTCGCCGGGCGACCTCCTCGTTTTCCGCTGGCGGCCGCATCTGCCGGCGAAGCATCTCGGCATCCTGGCCGGCGGCAACCGCTTCATCCATGCCTATCAGGGAAGCGCGGTCGTGGCGTCTGCGCTGGCGCCGCAATGGCGCAGCAGGATCGCGGGCGTGTTTGCGTTTCCGCCGGTCTCCACCGATCGCTGA
- a CDS encoding DUF2163 domain-containing protein, protein MTTYPESLRTHLARDCTTVCHAWRLTRRDGEASGYTDHDVPLAFDNTLFEPATGFTGSEAKTSLGLAIDTVDVEGALSSAGLVDEEIEAGLLDDATVETFLVNWRMPGEFALIRRATIGRITRSDGRFVAELKSRMHALDQPNARYLTRACDAELGDQRCGFDLGQAGFRGAGAVFDKIAPDAWLVAGLAGFAADWFTDGVLTWTSGARSGRSDRVVDHRTQGEQALMFLLPVEGGEATVGDTFNVVAGCDKTFAACRAKFANRDNFRGFPHLPGNDSAYAYVTDGLVFDGGPLVP, encoded by the coding sequence GTGACTACCTATCCGGAAAGCCTCAGGACGCATCTGGCGCGCGATTGCACGACCGTCTGCCATGCATGGCGGCTGACGCGGCGCGACGGAGAGGCGTCTGGCTATACAGATCACGACGTGCCGCTGGCGTTCGACAACACCCTGTTCGAGCCGGCGACAGGCTTCACCGGGAGCGAGGCGAAGACATCGCTCGGTCTGGCCATCGATACCGTGGACGTCGAAGGCGCGCTGTCTTCCGCCGGGTTGGTCGACGAGGAGATCGAGGCGGGGCTGCTCGACGACGCCACGGTCGAGACGTTCCTGGTCAACTGGAGGATGCCCGGGGAGTTCGCGCTCATCCGCCGCGCAACCATCGGCAGGATCACGCGCAGCGACGGGCGCTTCGTTGCCGAACTGAAGAGCCGGATGCATGCGCTCGACCAGCCGAACGCGCGCTACCTGACACGCGCCTGCGATGCGGAACTGGGCGACCAGCGTTGCGGATTCGACCTGGGACAGGCCGGGTTTAGGGGCGCGGGCGCCGTGTTCGACAAGATAGCGCCCGATGCCTGGCTGGTGGCCGGGCTGGCGGGCTTTGCCGCCGACTGGTTCACGGATGGCGTCCTGACCTGGACCAGCGGGGCGCGCAGCGGCCGCAGCGATCGGGTCGTCGACCACCGCACCCAGGGTGAGCAGGCGCTGATGTTCCTACTGCCGGTCGAAGGAGGGGAGGCCACAGTCGGCGACACGTTCAACGTTGTGGCTGGTTGCGACAAGACGTTCGCCGCATGCAGGGCCAAGTTCGCAAACCGCGACAACTTTCGCGGCTTTCCGCACCTGCCGGGCAATGATTCAGCCTACGCCTATGTGACGGACGGACTCGTCTTCGACGGCGGGCCACTGGTTCCGTGA
- a CDS encoding response regulator transcription factor — protein sequence MRILVVEDDKDLNRQLSDALVDAGYVVDRAYDGEEGHFLGDTEPYDAVVLDIGLPQMDGISVVERWRREGRKMPVLILTARDRWSDKVAGIDAGADDYVTKPFHIEEVLARVRALIRRAAGHASSELTCGPLRVDTKASKADINGTSLKLTSHEFRLLAYLMHHMGDVVSRTELVEHLYDQDFDRDSNTIEVFVGRLRKKMGIDMIETVRGMGYRMREPEA from the coding sequence ATGCGAATACTGGTCGTCGAGGATGACAAGGACCTCAACCGACAGCTCTCCGATGCGCTGGTTGACGCTGGCTATGTGGTCGACCGCGCATATGACGGCGAAGAGGGCCACTTCCTGGGCGATACGGAGCCCTATGACGCGGTGGTGCTCGACATCGGACTGCCGCAGATGGACGGCATAAGCGTCGTCGAAAGGTGGCGCCGCGAGGGCAGGAAGATGCCGGTGCTGATACTGACGGCGCGCGACCGCTGGAGCGACAAGGTTGCCGGCATTGACGCCGGCGCCGACGACTATGTGACGAAGCCGTTCCATATCGAGGAAGTGCTGGCGCGTGTCCGGGCGCTGATCAGGCGCGCCGCCGGTCACGCCTCGTCCGAACTCACCTGTGGTCCGCTGAGGGTGGATACCAAGGCCTCGAAGGCGGATATCAACGGGACCTCGCTGAAGCTCACCTCGCATGAGTTTAGGCTGCTCGCCTACCTGATGCATCACATGGGCGACGTGGTGTCTCGCACCGAACTGGTGGAGCACCTCTACGACCAGGATTTCGATCGCGATTCCAATACCATCGAGGTGTTTGTCGGACGCCTGCGCAAGAAGATGGGCATCGACATGATCGAGACGGTGCGCGGCATGGGATACCGCATGCGCGAGCCGGAGGCGTGA
- a CDS encoding baseplate multidomain protein megatron, translating to MATILLQAAGAAFGGALGPIGSAIGSAAGAMAGYFIDRAIINGLQRIEGPRLTGARPFTAEEGASIPRVYGVARMGGLVIWATRFEESRTTTRQGIKGGPRVTEYSYFANVAFALCEGEIAGVRRIWADGKELDRTLHEIRVYTGAETQEPDPLIEAKQGADNAPAYRGTAYVVFERFPLADYGNRIPQLQFEVLRPVGEFHKRVRGVALIPGATEYGLSPTLITREVQPGETQALNRHVLYGTTNLVAALDELQMLCPNLQHIALVATWFGDDLRAGECKIRPMVTDNTSTNFSEPWVVSGLERTEALQVSYHDGGAAYGGSPSDKTIIDAIKEVRKRRLKVTLYPFIMMDVPPDNGLPDPHGGAAQAPYPWRGRISCYPGPAQPGSADKTADARMQVEAFCGVATPADFNVLADAITFTGDAAEWSYRRFLLHFAHLAAAAGGVDAFLVGTELRGLTTLRDAGNAFPFVETLCALADEVRGVLGPATEITYGADWSEYFGHQPSDGSGDAFFHLDPLWSHPEIAAVGIDNYMPLSDWRDADYGGGNADGFQTPYDIEGLTAAIAGGEGFDWYYSSAEARAARERAPITDGSGKPWVYRYKDLVNWWSNPHYDRLGGVEVASPTGWMPRSKPIWFTELGCPAVDKGPNQPNVFPDPKSSESASPYFSGGGRSDIAQRRFLEAHQRYWDPALTGFQEARNPMSAVYDGRMLDHTRTLLWAWDARPFPAFPLRGDEWRDGGNWHLGHWLNGRLDASSCSDLINAILTDHGAPEADTTYAEGMVQGYVVQDPSTARAALEPLTDLFGIIALDGPAQMAFRLEGAGASDAMTVDDLALHGGAALDIARTPDHELPREAVLGLRELFLEYQATAPRSRRLGAVGSRQQTVHFPGSIETGQAQSLLDDWMKRLWTERQGVTFSVAPAEVDIEPGTIIRLPAANAEFLVTNIEEGLIRTVNAKQIARVSPTPWRGSGAASTAPVVPILAGRPDASLLDLPMGIEETAPETRLRIAAWQKPWRSQAVYASPDASGFTLRGVVTTPAVIGRLMEPLGGNGFEGRVDRGTSITVKLSSGELASVSRLQLLNGANAAAIRSASAAWEVVQFEAAEEIAPDIWRLGNLLRGQSGTNDAMAAGAPAGAIFVLLDHAVVPAGLSAGEVGLERNWRVGPVGFEITPANFVEEAATGGVRAQLPLSPVHLRARPDDAGNVTLSWIRRGRFGGDDWQQSEIPLAETLEEYRIEIAAAGGPVLRAATSTTTHWIYTAASIAADFGTMPPELDVTVRQRSTAVGWGIPATRRLATD from the coding sequence ATGGCGACAATTCTTCTTCAGGCGGCGGGCGCGGCGTTCGGCGGCGCGCTGGGTCCCATCGGATCCGCCATCGGCTCGGCCGCCGGGGCCATGGCCGGCTACTTCATCGACCGCGCCATCATCAACGGCCTGCAGCGCATCGAGGGGCCCCGGCTTACCGGGGCGAGGCCCTTCACGGCGGAGGAGGGGGCGTCGATCCCACGCGTCTACGGCGTCGCGCGCATGGGCGGGCTGGTGATCTGGGCTACGCGCTTCGAGGAGAGCCGGACGACCACGCGCCAGGGCATCAAGGGCGGACCGCGCGTCACCGAATACTCCTACTTCGCCAACGTCGCCTTCGCGCTGTGCGAGGGCGAGATCGCAGGTGTCCGCCGCATCTGGGCCGACGGCAAGGAACTCGACCGCACGCTCCACGAGATCCGGGTCTATACCGGTGCGGAAACGCAGGAGCCCGATCCGCTGATCGAGGCGAAGCAAGGTGCGGACAACGCGCCGGCTTACCGCGGGACGGCCTATGTCGTATTCGAGCGCTTCCCGCTGGCGGACTACGGAAACCGCATTCCGCAGCTGCAGTTCGAGGTGTTGCGGCCGGTCGGCGAATTCCACAAGCGGGTACGTGGCGTGGCGTTGATCCCCGGCGCGACGGAATACGGGCTTTCGCCCACGCTGATAACGCGCGAGGTGCAGCCGGGCGAGACGCAGGCGCTCAACCGGCATGTGCTCTACGGCACGACCAATCTCGTCGCGGCGCTGGACGAACTTCAGATGCTGTGCCCCAACCTGCAGCACATCGCACTCGTCGCCACCTGGTTCGGCGACGACCTGAGGGCCGGAGAATGCAAGATCCGGCCGATGGTTACCGACAACACCTCGACCAACTTCTCCGAGCCCTGGGTGGTGTCGGGACTCGAGCGAACGGAGGCGTTGCAGGTCAGCTATCATGACGGCGGCGCGGCCTATGGAGGGTCGCCCTCGGACAAAACCATCATCGACGCCATCAAGGAGGTCCGGAAGCGTCGCCTGAAAGTGACGCTCTATCCCTTCATCATGATGGACGTGCCGCCGGACAACGGGCTCCCCGATCCGCATGGCGGCGCGGCCCAGGCCCCCTATCCCTGGCGCGGGCGGATTTCCTGCTATCCGGGGCCTGCGCAGCCGGGGTCCGCCGACAAGACGGCGGATGCGCGGATGCAGGTCGAGGCGTTTTGCGGCGTGGCGACCCCCGCCGACTTCAACGTCCTGGCCGATGCGATCACCTTCACGGGAGATGCCGCCGAGTGGAGCTATCGCCGGTTCCTGCTGCATTTCGCCCATCTTGCAGCTGCGGCGGGCGGCGTCGACGCGTTCCTCGTCGGAACGGAGCTGCGCGGCTTGACGACCCTTCGCGATGCGGGCAACGCGTTTCCGTTCGTCGAGACGCTTTGCGCCCTTGCGGACGAAGTGCGGGGCGTTCTCGGTCCGGCAACAGAGATTACCTACGGCGCCGACTGGAGCGAGTATTTCGGGCACCAGCCGTCGGACGGCAGCGGCGACGCCTTCTTTCACCTCGATCCGCTGTGGTCGCATCCCGAGATCGCGGCGGTCGGCATCGACAACTACATGCCGCTCTCCGACTGGCGTGACGCGGACTACGGCGGCGGCAATGCGGATGGATTCCAGACGCCATACGACATCGAGGGCCTGACCGCGGCGATCGCCGGCGGGGAGGGCTTCGACTGGTACTATTCAAGCGCGGAAGCCCGCGCAGCGCGCGAGCGGGCGCCGATCACCGACGGTTCCGGGAAGCCGTGGGTGTATCGCTACAAGGACCTGGTCAACTGGTGGTCGAACCCGCACTACGACCGTCTCGGCGGAGTCGAGGTTGCCTCGCCGACCGGCTGGATGCCGCGCTCGAAGCCGATCTGGTTCACCGAACTTGGCTGCCCGGCAGTCGACAAGGGACCAAACCAGCCTAACGTCTTCCCCGACCCCAAATCTTCGGAAAGCGCGTCGCCCTATTTTTCGGGCGGCGGTCGCTCCGACATCGCGCAACGGCGGTTCCTGGAGGCGCATCAGAGATACTGGGATCCGGCGCTCACCGGCTTCCAGGAGGCGCGCAATCCCATGTCGGCAGTCTACGACGGCCGAATGCTCGATCACACCCGCACGCTCCTGTGGGCCTGGGATGCACGGCCCTTTCCGGCATTCCCGCTGCGTGGCGACGAATGGCGGGACGGCGGCAACTGGCATCTGGGCCACTGGCTGAACGGGCGTCTCGATGCGTCGAGCTGCAGCGACCTGATCAACGCCATCCTGACGGACCACGGCGCTCCGGAGGCGGACACCACCTATGCAGAAGGCATGGTGCAGGGCTACGTCGTGCAGGACCCCTCGACGGCAAGGGCGGCGCTCGAGCCGCTCACCGACCTCTTCGGCATCATCGCGCTGGACGGCCCCGCGCAGATGGCGTTTCGGCTGGAAGGAGCAGGCGCATCGGACGCAATGACCGTCGACGACCTGGCGCTCCATGGCGGCGCGGCGCTCGACATCGCGCGGACGCCGGATCACGAATTGCCGCGCGAAGCGGTGCTCGGCCTGCGCGAGCTGTTCCTGGAGTATCAGGCGACTGCGCCGCGCAGTCGACGCCTCGGAGCGGTGGGCAGCCGCCAGCAGACGGTGCACTTTCCGGGCTCGATCGAAACTGGCCAGGCACAGTCGCTGCTGGACGACTGGATGAAGCGCCTCTGGACCGAGCGCCAGGGCGTCACCTTCTCGGTGGCGCCGGCAGAAGTGGACATCGAGCCTGGAACGATCATCCGCCTGCCCGCTGCGAACGCCGAGTTCCTGGTCACGAATATCGAGGAGGGCTTGATCCGCACGGTCAATGCCAAGCAGATCGCGCGCGTCAGTCCGACGCCCTGGCGCGGCAGCGGTGCGGCATCGACGGCACCGGTCGTGCCGATCCTTGCGGGAAGGCCAGATGCGTCGCTCCTGGACCTGCCAATGGGGATCGAGGAGACCGCACCGGAAACGCGGCTCAGGATCGCGGCATGGCAGAAGCCATGGCGCAGCCAGGCGGTCTATGCGTCCCCCGACGCCAGCGGCTTCACGCTGCGCGGGGTGGTGACGACGCCGGCCGTGATCGGGCGGCTGATGGAGCCGCTTGGCGGCAACGGGTTCGAGGGCCGCGTCGATCGTGGGACGTCAATCACCGTCAAGCTCTCCTCGGGGGAACTGGCCAGCGTCAGCCGTCTGCAGCTGCTGAACGGGGCCAATGCCGCGGCAATCCGATCTGCATCCGCCGCGTGGGAGGTCGTGCAGTTCGAAGCGGCCGAGGAGATCGCTCCCGATATTTGGCGGCTCGGTAACCTGCTCAGGGGGCAATCGGGTACAAACGACGCGATGGCAGCCGGCGCGCCGGCTGGCGCGATCTTTGTGCTGCTCGACCATGCCGTCGTTCCTGCCGGCCTCTCGGCAGGCGAGGTGGGGTTGGAGCGCAACTGGCGGGTCGGACCCGTCGGCTTCGAAATCACGCCGGCGAACTTTGTGGAAGAAGCCGCCACCGGCGGTGTGCGGGCACAGTTGCCGCTGTCGCCGGTCCATTTGCGGGCAAGGCCGGATGATGCGGGGAACGTGACCCTGTCCTGGATCAGGCGTGGTCGATTCGGCGGCGACGACTGGCAGCAGTCGGAAATCCCCTTGGCCGAAACGCTGGAGGAATACCGAATCGAGATAGCCGCCGCGGGAGGGCCCGTGCTTCGGGCCGCAACGTCGACGACAACGCACTGGATCTATACCGCCGCATCCATCGCGGCCGACTTCGGGACGATGCCGCCGGAACTCGACGTGACGGTTCGGCAGAGGAGCACTGCTGTCGGCTGGGGGATTCCGGCCACACGGCGGCTTGCGACAGACTGA
- a CDS encoding phage head closure protein: MRMAFLDPGLLRTELVLEEATLAPDGQGGHTESWSEAATVFALVEPVSATSVFGADQTLETVTHRITLRARDGLASGMRFRKCGRVFAILTGHDPDESGRYLVCRTREVGL; encoded by the coding sequence ATGCGGATGGCGTTCCTCGATCCGGGCCTGCTGCGCACCGAACTGGTGCTGGAGGAAGCCACGCTCGCGCCCGACGGGCAGGGCGGCCATACCGAGAGCTGGAGCGAGGCGGCGACCGTGTTCGCGCTGGTCGAGCCGGTGAGCGCAACCAGCGTTTTCGGGGCCGACCAGACGCTGGAGACGGTCACCCATCGCATCACGCTGCGGGCGCGGGACGGCCTGGCCAGCGGAATGCGTTTCCGCAAGTGCGGCCGCGTGTTCGCCATCCTGACGGGTCACGATCCCGACGAGAGCGGGCGCTATCTTGTCTGCCGTACACGCGAGGTGGGGCTATGA
- a CDS encoding ATP-binding protein → MTFGLRSLTLRVIALSTLWAVLSLIVISTIITTLYRQSSERGFDSVLSAHLFHLIGSVGVSESGFLTGSPDLGDLRFSEPQSGWYWSVEPVSGGLKGTLRSPSMTEIIPSPDTAEVPFNANFQRNYVTQGINGEEIEVFENEFVLDTTNRVARFRVMGNRTELENEIDGFERRLFVYLAMFGLGMIAINALAILLGLQPLRRVSDALAQVREGTAKRLTGTFPAEIEPLANETNALIDNNRRIVERARTQVGNLAHSLKTPLAVMLNESRSIGGDRGKLLAGQASAMQNQLDHYLQRARVAAQRDSVVYRTPVVEALTSMARVIQKLKPEISVAFVHPKHEILFGGERADLEEIVGNLLENASKWGRRDVRLSIETPPGERQAKTFQLLVEDDGPGIPEEMAKKVLRRGTRLDEKTPGTGLGLAIVNELVREYGGNLTLGRSDLGGLKVTVELSAAS, encoded by the coding sequence ATGACATTCGGCCTTCGCTCGCTGACGCTGCGCGTCATCGCCCTTTCGACGCTCTGGGCGGTGCTGTCGCTGATCGTGATCTCGACGATCATCACAACCCTCTACCGCCAGTCCAGCGAGCGTGGCTTCGACAGCGTGCTCTCCGCGCATCTGTTCCACCTGATCGGCTCGGTCGGCGTTTCCGAGAGCGGGTTCCTGACCGGCAGCCCGGATCTCGGCGACCTGCGCTTCTCCGAGCCTCAGTCGGGTTGGTACTGGTCCGTCGAGCCGGTCTCCGGCGGGCTCAAGGGCACGCTGCGGTCCCCTTCGATGACCGAGATCATCCCTTCGCCCGACACCGCCGAAGTTCCTTTCAACGCGAACTTCCAGCGCAACTACGTGACCCAGGGCATCAACGGCGAGGAGATCGAGGTCTTCGAAAACGAGTTCGTGCTCGACACCACGAATCGCGTCGCGCGTTTCCGCGTCATGGGCAACCGCACGGAACTCGAGAACGAGATCGACGGCTTCGAGCGACGGCTGTTCGTCTACCTGGCGATGTTCGGCCTCGGCATGATCGCGATCAACGCGCTGGCGATTCTGCTGGGCCTGCAGCCGCTGAGGCGTGTGAGCGATGCGCTGGCGCAGGTTCGCGAGGGCACCGCCAAGCGCCTGACGGGAACGTTTCCTGCCGAGATCGAGCCCCTGGCCAACGAGACCAACGCGCTCATCGACAACAACCGCCGTATCGTGGAGCGCGCACGCACGCAGGTGGGCAACCTGGCGCATTCGCTGAAGACGCCCCTGGCGGTCATGCTCAACGAATCGCGGTCCATCGGCGGCGACAGGGGAAAGCTGCTGGCCGGCCAGGCGTCCGCCATGCAGAACCAGCTCGACCACTACCTGCAACGCGCCCGGGTGGCGGCGCAACGCGACAGCGTGGTCTACCGGACCCCGGTCGTCGAGGCTCTGACGTCGATGGCGCGCGTGATCCAGAAGCTGAAACCCGAGATCAGCGTAGCTTTCGTGCATCCCAAGCACGAGATTCTGTTCGGCGGCGAACGGGCGGATCTGGAAGAGATCGTCGGCAACCTGCTGGAGAACGCCTCGAAATGGGGGCGGCGTGACGTCAGGCTATCGATAGAGACGCCCCCGGGCGAGCGTCAGGCCAAGACTTTCCAGCTTCTCGTCGAAGATGACGGGCCGGGGATACCCGAGGAGATGGCCAAGAAGGTGCTGCGGCGCGGGACCCGCCTTGACGAGAAGACGCCCGGAACAGGCCTCGGCCTCGCCATCGTCAACGAGCTCGTGCGCGAGTACGGGGGTAACCTGACCCTTGGACGCTCCGATCTCGGCGGCCTCAAGGTGACCGTCGAGCTTTCGGCTGCGAGTTGA
- a CDS encoding DUF3168 domain-containing protein yields MTAAASELQKAIFDALKGDATLIALLEGAKIYDHAPPNVVFPYLTFGRTSIYDWSTGTEIGTEQLFTLHVWSKAKGRKETLDIMELAQGLLHDRPLTLESQALVNCRLEFAEARHDEDLLLYHGLLRFRAVTEGSE; encoded by the coding sequence ATGACCGCGGCGGCGAGTGAACTCCAGAAAGCGATTTTCGATGCGCTGAAAGGCGACGCGACGCTGATCGCTCTCCTGGAGGGCGCAAAGATCTACGATCACGCGCCGCCGAACGTCGTCTTTCCCTACCTCACCTTTGGCCGCACCAGCATCTACGACTGGAGCACGGGCACGGAGATCGGCACGGAGCAACTGTTCACGCTCCACGTCTGGTCGAAGGCGAAGGGCCGCAAGGAGACGCTGGACATCATGGAACTTGCGCAGGGCCTGCTGCACGACCGGCCGCTGACGCTGGAATCGCAGGCGCTCGTGAATTGCCGGCTCGAGTTCGCCGAAGCGCGGCACGACGAGGACCTGCTGCTCTATCACGGGCTGCTCAGGTTCCGGGCTGTGACGGAAGGGTCGGAGTAG
- a CDS encoding DUF2460 domain-containing protein: protein MTELSSFHDVLFPTAVSFGATGGPERRNEIVLMTSGRERRNLRTAHSRRTYDAGTGVKSIQNLYDILAFFEARRGSFHAFRFRDPFDNRSCRPEETPAPADQVLGTGDGTRIRFALVKTYGSGADAYRRPIRKPLLSGLRIAVAGAEKGQGADFSFDDATGEIVFAAAPATGAAVTAGYHYDVPVRFDAERMSVSLTSFRAGQIPTIPLIEVLQP, encoded by the coding sequence GTGACCGAACTTTCCAGCTTCCATGACGTGCTGTTTCCGACCGCAGTCTCCTTCGGAGCGACCGGTGGGCCGGAGCGGCGCAACGAGATCGTGCTCATGACGTCTGGGCGCGAGCGGCGAAACCTCCGAACTGCGCACTCGCGGCGGACCTACGATGCGGGGACGGGCGTGAAGTCGATCCAGAATCTCTATGACATCCTTGCGTTTTTCGAGGCGCGCCGGGGCTCGTTCCACGCCTTCCGCTTCCGTGACCCGTTCGACAATCGGTCCTGCCGCCCGGAGGAAACGCCAGCGCCTGCGGACCAGGTGCTCGGCACGGGCGATGGGACGCGCATCCGGTTCGCGCTGGTGAAGACCTATGGCTCGGGCGCGGACGCCTACCGGCGGCCGATCCGCAAGCCGCTGCTGTCCGGTTTGCGCATCGCCGTCGCCGGCGCTGAGAAGGGGCAAGGGGCGGATTTCTCCTTCGATGACGCGACCGGTGAGATCGTGTTCGCAGCGGCGCCTGCAACAGGCGCGGCAGTGACGGCAGGCTATCACTACGACGTTCCGGTGCGCTTCGACGCCGAGCGCATGTCCGTCAGCCTGACGTCCTTCCGCGCGGGGCAGATTCCAACCATTCCGCTGATCGAGGTGCTGCAGCCGTGA
- a CDS encoding gene transfer agent family protein, with product MTANRRRGEVGAVLDGQEYRLCLTLGALAELEAAYAADDLAALARRFATGKLSAIDLMRVVGAGLRGGGNDISDDAVGRMQVENGAAGFAAIVAELLTVTFGAAQAGEGGQNP from the coding sequence ATGACGGCGAACCGGCGACGCGGGGAGGTCGGGGCCGTGCTCGATGGCCAGGAATACCGGTTGTGCCTGACGCTGGGCGCGCTGGCGGAGCTTGAGGCCGCCTACGCGGCGGACGATCTGGCGGCGCTCGCGCGGCGCTTCGCAACCGGAAAGCTCTCGGCAATCGACCTGATGCGGGTTGTCGGCGCGGGCCTGCGCGGCGGCGGCAACGACATTTCGGATGATGCGGTGGGCCGCATGCAGGTCGAAAACGGTGCGGCGGGCTTCGCCGCCATCGTCGCGGAGCTGCTGACGGTGACTTTTGGCGCGGCGCAGGCCGGCGAGGGGGGACAAAACCCTTAG
- a CDS encoding phage tail tape measure protein, whose protein sequence is MAGEIRIGVHADTEPFVAALQNLERLSQSFGTQLGGALKSAAVSGRSLEDVLRRIGLNLAGMALEQGLKPLQSLAGSLLSGLVGSMAGALPFARGGVPGHVVPFAGGGVVSAPSYFPLGRNLGVMGEAGPEAILPLQRGADGRLGVAASGGVGVNVVFNVTATDAASFRKSEAQVTGMLARAVSQGARRI, encoded by the coding sequence ATGGCTGGGGAAATTCGCATAGGCGTGCACGCCGATACTGAGCCGTTCGTGGCGGCGCTTCAGAATCTGGAGCGCCTGTCGCAGAGTTTTGGGACGCAGCTAGGCGGCGCGCTGAAGAGTGCGGCGGTTAGCGGCCGCAGCCTCGAGGATGTTTTGAGGCGCATCGGGCTCAACCTTGCCGGCATGGCGCTGGAGCAAGGGCTGAAGCCGCTTCAATCGCTGGCGGGCTCCCTGTTGTCCGGGCTGGTCGGCAGCATGGCCGGAGCCTTGCCCTTCGCAAGGGGCGGCGTGCCCGGCCATGTCGTGCCCTTCGCCGGCGGGGGCGTCGTCTCCGCGCCGAGCTATTTTCCGCTGGGCCGCAACCTCGGTGTGATGGGGGAGGCTGGGCCCGAGGCGATCCTGCCGTTGCAGCGGGGTGCGGACGGCAGGCTGGGTGTGGCCGCGAGCGGCGGCGTCGGCGTCAACGTGGTTTTCAACGTGACGGCGACCGATGCCGCGTCGTTCCGCAAGTCGGAGGCGCAGGTGACGGGGATGCTGGCGAGGGCGGTCTCGCAGGGGGCGAGGAGGATTTAG